One stretch of Euphorbia lathyris chromosome 7, ddEupLath1.1, whole genome shotgun sequence DNA includes these proteins:
- the LOC136200896 gene encoding arabinosyltransferase RRA3-like, with the protein MATLGRKEKGQPSRGSRIAIAIFIGVLLGCVCALLYPRGFFSSDRPASNLRIAKSNLKIGSSSCESAERIKMLKSDIIALSEKNSELKKQARELNQKLQLAEQGKDNAQKQVLVLGKQQKAGPFGTVKSLRTNPTVVPDPSVNPRLGKLLEEIAVGKELIVALANSNVKSMLEVWFTSIKKVGIPNYLVIALDDHIVDFCKSNEVPVYKRDPDEGIDTVARTGGNHAVSGLKFRILREFLQLGYSVLLSDIDIVYLQNPFDHLYRDSDVESMTDGHNNMTAYGFNDVFDEPAMGWARYAHTMRIWVYNSGFFYLRPTIPAIELLDRVANRLSRQPNSWDQAVFNEELFFPSHPGYEGLHAAKRTMDFYMFMNSKVLFKTVRKDANLKKLKPVIVHVNYHPDKLPRMKAVVEFYVNGKQDALDAFPDGSDW; encoded by the exons ATGGCGACTCTGGGTCGTAAAGAAAAAGGCCAACCATCTCGTGGATCTCGAATTGCGATAGCCATTTTCATCGGTGTTCTTCTTGGCTGCGTCTGCGCTCTTCTTTATCCTCGTGGTTTCTTCAGCTCCGATCGCCCTGCCTCTAATCTTCGAATTGCAAAATCCAATCTTAAG ATTGGCTCATCTTCATGTGAATCAGCAGAAAGAATTAAAATGCTTAAATCGGATATTATTGCACTATCGGAGAAGAATTCTGAGTTGAAGAAGCAAGCAAGGGAACTGAATCAAAAGTTGCAGTTGGCTGAACAAGGAAAAGATAATGCACAGAAGCAGGTTTTGGTGCTAGGTAAACAGCAGAAAGCTGGGCCTTTTGGTACTGTGAAGAGTTTGAGAACTAACCCCACTGTTGTTCCTGATCCGTCTGTGAACCCGAGATTGGGGAAACTCTTGGAGGAGATTGCTGTTGGGAAAGAGCTTATAGTTGCACTTGCAAATTCAAATGTGAAAAGCATGTTGGAAGTCTGGTTCACTAGTATCAAGAAGGTAGGTATTCCCAATTACCTGGTTATAGCATTAGATGACCACATTGTAGATTTCTGCAAATCGAATGAGGTTCCTGTTTACAAGAGAGATCCCGATGAAGGCATTGATACAGTTGCAAGAACAGGAGGCAATCACGCAGTGTCTGGATTGAAGTTCCGTATTCTGAGGGAATTTTTGCAGTTGGGATACAGTGTTCTTCTTTCAGATATTGATATAGTGTACTTACAGAACCCATTTGATCATCTTTATAGGGATTCAGATGTTGAATCTATGACGGATGGTCACAACAATATGACAGCTTATGGATTCAACGATGTTTTCGATGAACCAGCCATGGGTTGGGCTCGTTATGCTCATACAATGAGGATATGGGTTTACAACTCCGGTTTCTTCTATCTAAGGCCAACAATTCCTGCTATTGAGCTTTTGGATCGTGTGGCCAATCGTCTGTCCCGACAACCAAACTCGTGGGACCAAGCAGTTTTCAACGAGGAGCTCTTCTTCCCGTCACATCCTGGGTATGAAGGGCTTCATGCTGCAAAGAGAACTATGGATTTCTACATGTTTATGAACAGCAAGGTCCTTTTCAAGACTGTGAGGAAAGATGCTAATTTAAAGAAACTGAAACCTGTAATTGTTCATGTAAATTACCATCCGGATAAACTTCCGAGAATGAAAGCAGTTGTCGAATTCTACGTTAATGGGAAGCAAGACGCGTTGGATGCTTTCCCTGATGGATCTGATTGGTAG
- the LOC136201378 gene encoding J domain-containing protein required for chloroplast accumulation response 1, protein MGTCSQKESILLSYDPQRSVNEHPISPPDSPDIDFNDVFGGPPRRASTQEMRSSFGDALRGEDEIISRRHRWSGVGEKPVFGEESVNRRRYASNDFFGDIFGGSESLSSSPRKTDRDPFSSNPGSRVSSPARPLPPRVSEIFASSSLPAQLSLPAAKLIHGAEMPTSGSNIRNHLKNKDSISNSFTSQAPLSRFSSQVQEDSKNNVSSNTSSSQEESISLTKPEEINKDSILKKDSTDSQVPSVNHQFHFSIYKWASKGVPLSLSFKGGYSSKMKEKFKLERSLSASRRIACEGMAKESPTGTSHNINIDSGTFAATVSSDADSCKIEPDHIKVFERKSILHKSESEIPSNHQEIVKDKEEKGQISAEAPKSQTKTLRSLLSGNDKVISKQESEESSVKSTKKSAAVNDAREKVSKLDEERTILNSVEMDKANVQGTSRISQDSAAKPRAKGKIKEFVKMFDQETSEQPKFNETSQSLSSRWRERGKFRTRDDESVPTTKVNEDVQKTSTPATPIMVDAFPKLPEKRRSQVRTDSYKPTSTSSGLKDSSASSAASIPKGSEARDEHLRDSFHENIQIKELTQDEDELQQDGDSREEIRAIDAKVRKWSQGKQGNIRSLLSTLQYVLWSESGWKPVPLVDIIEGNAVKRSYQKALLSLHPDKLQQKGATSNQKYIAEQVFEILQEAWTHFSSLGPL, encoded by the exons ATGGGCACTTGTTCTCAGAAAGAGAGCATTCTTTTGAGCTATGACCCTCAAAGATCTGTTAATGAGCATCCAATTTCTCCTCCAGACAGTCCAGATATTGATTTCAACGATGTGTTTGGTGGTCCGCCAAGACGGGCTTCTACTCAGGAGATGAGAAGCAGCTTTGGCGATGCATTAAGAGGTGAGGACGAAATAATCTCACGTCGGCATAGGTGGTCTGGTGTAGGTGAGAAGCCGGTTTTTGGGGAGGAAAGTGTTAACAGAAGGCGATATGCTAGTAATGACTTCTTTGGTGATATTTTTGGAGGCAGTGAATCTCTGAGTTCATCACCTAGGAAGACTGATAGAGATCCATTTTCTTCCAATCCTGGCTCCAGAGTTTCAAGTCCTGCCCGTCCTCTTCCACCTAGAGTTTCTGAAATTTTCGCCAGTTCATCTCTACCAGCACAGTTAAG TCTCCCTGCGGCCAAACTGATTCATGGGGCAGAAATGCCAACATCTGGATCCAACATCCGTAACCATCTAAAAAATAAGGATAGTATTTCAAATAGTTTCACTTCACAAGCTCCTCTATCTAGATTTTCAAGCCAAGTTCAGGAGGACTCAAAAAATAATGTTTCTTCCAATACCTCTTCATCCCAGGAAGAATCAATAAGCTTAACAAAACCTGAAGAAATAAACAAAGACAGCATTTTGAAAAAGGATTCAACTGATTCTCAAGTTCCAAGTGTCAACCACCAGTTTCACTTTTCCATTTACAAATGGGCAAGCAAAGGGGTACCCTTATCACTATCTTTTAAAGGAGGGTATAGTTCAAAAATGAAGGAGAAGTTTAAATTGGAAAGAAGTTTAAGTGCTTCTAGACGGATAGCATGTGAAGGTATGGCTAAGGAATCTCCAACAGGAACTTCACACAATATTAACATTGATTCTGGCACATTCGCTGCTACTGTGTCGTCAGATGCTGATTCTTGTAAGATTGAACCTGAtcacattaaagtgtttgaaaggAAGTCGATTCTTCATAAATCCGAGTCTGAGATCCCAAGCAATCATCAAGAGATTGTCAAAGATAAAGAAGAAAAGGGACAAATTTCTGCAGAAGCTCCCAAGAGCCAGACGAAAACACTACGTTCACTGTTGTCAG GTAATGATAAGGTAATTTCCAAGCAAGAATCAGAAGAAAGTAGTGTGAAGAGCACCAAAAAATCTGCAGCAGTAAATGATGCTAGGGAAAAAGTAAGCAAACTAGATGAAGAAAGAACTATATTGAACAGTGTAGAAATGGATAAAGCAAATGTCCAAGGAACATCGAGGATTTCACAAGATAGTGCTGCAAAGCCTCGAGCTAAGGGAAAGATCAAAGAATTTGTGAAGATGTTTGATCAGGAAACTTCAGAGCAGCCCAAATTTAATGAGACTTCTCAAAGTCTGAGCTCTAGATGGAGGGAGAGAGGCAAATTCAGGACACGGGACGATGAAAGTGTTCCCACGACAAAAGTAAATGAGGATGTCCAGAAGACCAGTACACCGGCTACTCCAATCATG GTAGATGCATTTCCTAAGCTGCCTGAGAAACGCCGCTCTCAGGTAAGGACCGACAGCTATAAGCCCACGAGTACTTCTTCTGGACTTAAAGACAGCTCAGCTTCAAGTGCAG CATCAATTCCTAAGGGCTCAGAAGCAAGGGATGAACATCTACGTGATTCTTTCCACGAGAATATCCAG ATTAAAGAATTAACTCAAGATGAGGATGAACTACAACAGGATGGCGATAGCCGAGAAGAAATCCGG GCTATTGATGCTAAGGTTAGAAAATGGTCACAGGGAAAGCAAGGAAACATCCGTTCTCTGCTCTCAACTTTACAATAT GTTCTTTGGTCTGAAAGTGGGTGGAAGCCTGTTCCATTGGTTGATATAATTGAAGGAAATGCAGTGAAAAGATCATATCAGAAAGCCTTACTTAGTCTACATCCAGATAAACTGCAGCAAAAAGGTGCTACTTCAAATCAAAAGTACATTGCGGAACAAGTTTTTGAAATTCTACAG GAAGCATGGACTCATTTCAGCTCACTTGGTCCACTCTGA